In one window of Solanum pennellii chromosome 2, SPENNV200 DNA:
- the LOC107010941 gene encoding beta-glucosidase 18-like, with product MFCRIAICMLFCGFLISSCHQTDILNIIKKNSNQVSSSSNFLFGTSSSCYQYEGAILSDGKGLNNWDVFTHEAGHIKDGSNGDVAVDHYNRYLEDVKLMEDMGVNGYRFSISWARILPKGIFGDVNMAGIEHYNKLIDALLQKGIQPLITLTHYDMPQELEERYGGWLSSRIQDDFSYYADICFKYFGDRVKYWTTINEPNLMAVRGYREGTYPPARCSGIFGNCSAGDSEREPFIAAHNMILSHAAAVSIYRTRYQKRQGGMIGISLDTQWFEPFSNSSEDIAAAERARSFYVNWFLDPIILGRYPKEMVEILGSNLPDFSKNNLSKLSYGLDFIGINYYTAAYIKDCLYSACEHGRTWTEGSFLDTREKDGVYIGQPTEVDWLFLYPQGMKKIVMYMKDRFNNTPMVITENGIAENDNLNPSIIDTLNDFHRVNYMRSYLKSLANAITDGADVRGYFVWSLLDNFEWLDGYKLRFGLYYVNYTNLQRIPKLSATRYKQLMYNFKKQLETHTAQD from the exons ATGTTTTGTCGAATAGCAATTTGCATGTTGTTTTGTGGTTTCCTAATATCATCATGTCATCAAACAGATATCCttaatattatcaaaaaaaattctaaccAAGTTTCATCTTCAAGCAATTTCTTATTTGGAACATCCTCTTCTTGTTACCAG TATGAAGGAGCTATTCTCAGTGATGGAAAAGGTCTCAACAATTGGGACGTTTTTACTCACGAAGCTG GTCATATTAAGGATGGAAGCAACGGAGATGTTGCTGTAGATCACTACAATCGTTATTTG gAGGACGTTAAGCTCATGGAAGATATGGGTGTTAATGGCTATCGTTTCTCTATTTCGTGGGCGAGAATTCTGCCCA AGGGGATATTTGGAGATGTTAATATGGCTGGAATTGAGCACTATAATAAGCTTATTGATGCACTCTTACAGAAAG GGATCCAACCGTTGATCACATTAACACATTATGACATGCCACAAGAACTTGAGGAAAGATATGGTGGTTGGCTTAGTTCACGAATACA GGATGATTTCAGCTATTATGCAGACATATGCTTCAAATATTTTGGGGACAGAGTCAAATACTGGACAACCATCAATGAGCCTAACCTTATGGCCGTTCGTGGCTATAGAGAGGGAACTTACCCTCCAGCTCGATGCTCCGGTATATTTGGGAATTGTAGTGCTGGTGATTCAGAAAGGGAGCCCTTCATTGCAGCTCACAATATGATCCTATCTCATGCAGCTGCTGTCAGTATTTACCGTACCAGATATCAG AAAAGACAAGGAGGAATGATTGGAATTTCTTTGGATACCCAATGGTTTGAACCATTTAGCAATTCCTCTGAAGACATAGCTGCAGCTGAGAGAGCTCGGTCATTCTACGTCAACTG GTTTTTAGACCCTATTATATTAGGAAGATATCCCAAAGAAATGGTAGAAATTCTGGGATCTAATCTACCAGACTTTTCAAAGAATAATTTGAGCAAGCTGAGTTATGGCTTGGATTTCATTGGCATCAATTACTATACGGCTGCATATATCAAAGATTGCTTATATTCTGCCTGTGAACATGGAAGAACTTGGACAGAGGGTTCCTTTTTAGATACTAGAGAAAAAGATGGCGTCTACATTGGTCAACCT ACTGAAGTGGACTGGCTCTTTCTGTATCCACAAGGgatgaaaaaaattgtgatgtACATGAAGGACAGATTCAACAATACTCCAATGGTCATCACCGAAAAtg GCATTGCTGAGAATGACAATCTGAATCCTTCAATAATAGACACCTTGAACGATTTTCATAGAGTGAACTATATGCGTAGCTACTTAAAGTCATTGGCAAATGCAATCACGGATGGTGCAGATGTGAGGGGGTACTTTGTTTGGTCCCTTCTCGACAACTTTGAGTGGCTAGATGGATATAAGCTAAGATTTGGACTTTACTATGTCAACTACACTAATCTCCAGAGAATCCCAAAATTATCAGCTACCAGATATAAACAGCTCATgtataacttcaaaaaacagcTTGAAACACATACTGCCCAGGACTAG
- the LOC107010942 gene encoding vacuolar protein sorting-associated protein 28 homolog 2 isoform X1, producing the protein MKYRNRARLIQFKHMTKTSIFARVPSSSPTFLTKVKILLPTPMEVKLWNDKREREMYENFAELFAIIKATEKLEKAYVRDIISPAEYEAECQKLIAHFKTLSSTLKDTVPSIERFHDTYKMDCPAALNRLVTSGVPATVEHRAAAATSSASSASVVAECVQNFITAMDSLKLNMIAVDQVHPLLSDLSSSLNKLLILPSDFEGKTKMREWLSRLSKMGAADELTEQQARQLHFDLESSYNSFMAALPSAGT; encoded by the exons atgaaatacagGAACAGAGCTAGATTAATTCAATTCAAACATA TGACAAAGACTAGCATCTTTGCGCGTGTCCCATCCTCTTCTCCAACCTTTTTGACAAAGGTCAAAATATTGTTGCCAACTCCCATGGAGGTTAAACTATGGAATGATAAGCGGGAAAGAGAAATGTACGAAAACTTTGCAGAGCTCTTTGCTATAATAAAGGCAACCGAAAAGCTCGAGAAGGCTTATGTTCGTGACATCATTTCACCAGCTGAATATGAAGCGGAATGCCAGAAGTTGATTGCTCATTTCAAAACTTTATCTTCCACGTTGAAAGATACCGTACCTAGCATTGAGCGATTTCATGATACCTACAAAATGGATTGCCCTGCTGCCTTAAACCGGCTTGTGACCTCTGGGGTGCCTGCCACTGTGGAGCACCGTGCCGCCGCTGCTACATCATCTGCATCCTCAGCTTCTGTTGTGGCTGAGTGTGTGCAGAACTTCATCACTGCGATGGACTCTTTGAAGCTGAATATGATTGCTGTAGACCAGGTCCATCCCCTTTTGTCAGACCTATCATCTTCCCTTAATAAACTTTTAATACTTCCATCTGATTTTGAGGGGAAGACAAAGATGAGAGAGTGGCTCTCAAGGCTGTCAAAAATGGGAGCTGCAGATGAGTTGACAGAACAGCAGGCCCGTCAACTCCATTTCGATCTTGAATCATCATACAATTCTTTCATGGCGGCACTGCCCTCTGCTGGAACTTAA
- the LOC107011776 gene encoding homeobox-leucine zipper protein PROTODERMAL FACTOR 2 yields MFNSHQHLLDISSSAQRTPDNELDFIRDEEFDSNSGADNMEAPNSGDDDQADPNQPPNKKKRYHRHTQHQIQEMESFYKECNHPDDKQRKELGRRLGLEPLQVKFWFQNKRTQMKAQHERCENTQLRNENEKLRAENIRYKEALSNAACPNCGGPAAIGEMSFDEHQLRIENARLRDEIDRITGIAGKYVGKSALGYSHQLSLPQPEAPRVLDLAFGPQSGLLGEMYAAGDLLRTAVTGLTDAEKPVVIELAVSAMEELIRMAQTEEPLWLPSSGSETLCEQEYARIFPRGLGPKPATLNSEASRESAVVIMNHINLVEILMDVNQWTTVFAGLVSKAMTLEVLSTGVAGNHNGALQVMTAEFQVPSPLVPTRENYFLRYCKQHGEGTWVVVDVSLDNLRTVSVPRCRRRPSGCLIQEMPNGYSRVIWVEHVEVDENAVHDIYKPLVNSGIAFGAKRWVATLDRQCERLASVLALNIPTGDVGIITSPAGRKSMLKLAERMVMSFCAGVGASTTHIWTTLSGSGADDVRVMTRKSIDDPGRPPGIVLSAATSFWLPVSPKRVFDFLRDENSRNEWDILSNGGIVQEMAHIANGRDPGNCVSLLRVNTGTNSNQSNMLILQESTTDVTGSYVIYAPVDIAAMNVVLGGGDPDYVALLPSGFAILPDGPINYHGGGNSEIDSPGGSLLTVAFQILVDSVPTAKLSLGSVATVNSLIKCTVEKIKGAVTSANA; encoded by the exons ATGTTTAATAGCCACCAGCACTTGCTCGATATATCGTCCTCAGCTCAACGAACACCTGATAACGAGTTGGATTTCATTCGTGATGAAGAGTTTGATAGCAACTCTGGTGCTGATAACATGGAAGCTCCCAATTCAGGTGATGACGATCAAGCTGATCCAAACCAACCTCCAAACAAGAAGAAACGTTATCATCGCCACACTCAGCATCAGATTCAGGAAATGGAGTC CTTTTACAAGGAATGCAATCATCCAGATGACAAGCAAAGGAAGGAATTGGGAAGAAGACTTGGTTTGGAGCCATTACAAGTGAAATTTTGGTTCCAGAACAAGCGTACTCAGATGAAG GCTCAACATGAACGATGTGAGAACACACAGTTGAGGAATGAAAATGAGAAGCTTCGCGCTGAGAACATAAGGTACAAAGAAGCTTTGAGTAATGCAGCATGCCCAAATTGTGGAGGGCCAGCAGCTATAGGAGAGATGTCATTTGATGAGCATCAGTTGAGGATCGAAAATGCTCGTCTTAGAGATGAG ATTGACAGGATAACTGGAATAGCTGGAAAGTATGTTGGTAAATCAGCACTTGGATATTCTCATCAACTTTCTCTTCCTCAGCCGGAAGCTCCTCGGGTTCTGGATCTTGCTTTTGGGCCTCAATCGGGCCTGCTTGGAGAAATGTACGCTGCTGGTGACCTTCTAAGAACTGCTGTTACGGGCCTTACAGATGCTGAGAAGCCCGTGGTCATTGAGCTTGCTGTTAGTGCAATGGAGGAACTTATAAGGATGGCTCAAACTGAAGAGCCATTATGGTTGCCAAGCTCAGGCTCTGAGACTTTATGTGAGCAAGAATATGCTCGTATTTTCCCTCGAGGCCTTGGACCTAAGCCAGCTACACTCAATTCTGAAGCCTCAAGAGAATCTGCTGTTGTGATTATGAATCATATCAATTTAGTTGAGATTTTGATGGATGTG AACCAATGGACTACTGTTTTTGCTGGTCTGGTGTCAAAAGCAATGACTCTTGAAGTCTTATCAACTGGTGTCGCAGGAAATCACAATGGAGCATTGCAAGTG aTGACAGCAGAATTTCAAGTTCCATCTCCACTTGTTCCAACTCGGGAGAACTATTTCTTAAGATATTGTAAACAACATGGTGAAGGGACTTGGGTAGTGGTTGATGTTTCCCTGGACAACTTGCGCACTGTTTCAGTTCCCCGTTGCAGAAGAAGGCCATCTGGTTGTTTAATCCAAGAAATGCCAAATGGTTACTCGAGG GTTATATGGGTTGAACACGTTGAGGTGGATGAAAATGCTGTCCATGACATCTACAAACCTCTTGTCAATTCTGGGATTGCGTTTGGAGCAAAACGCTGGGTAGCAACTTTAGATAGACAATGTGAACGCCTTGCAAGTGTATTGGCGCTTAACATCCCAACAGGAGATGTTGGAA TCATTACTAGTCCAGCTGGTCGAAAGAGTATGCTAAAACTTGCTGAGAGAATGGTGATGAGCTTTTGTGCTGGAGTTGGTGCATCGACAACTCACATATGGACAACTTTGTCTGGAAGTGGTGCTGATGATGTAAGAGTCATGACTAGGAAGAGTATCGATGATCCAGGGAGACCTCCTGGTATTGTGCTGAGTGCTGCAACATCTTTTTGGCTGCCAGTTTCTCCTAAGAGAGTGTTTGATTTTCTCCGCGATGAGAACTCTAGAAATGAG TGGGATATTCTTTCAAATGGTGGGATTGTTCAGGAAATGGCACACATTGCAAATGGTCGTGATCCAGGAAACTGTGTTTCTCTACTCCGTGTCAAT ACTGGAACAAACTCTAACCAGAGTAACATGCTGATACTCCAAGAGAGCACAACTGATGTAACAGGATCTTATGTCATTTACGCTCCAGTTGATATTGCTGCAATGAACGTGGTGTTAGGTGGGGGTGACCCTGACTATGTTGCTCTGTTGCCATCTGGTTTTGCTATTCTTCCAGATGGACCGATAAATTATCATGGTGGAGGTAATTCAGAAATTGATTCTCCTGGTGGATCGCTACTAACTGTAGCATTTCAGATATTGGTTGATTCAGTCCCAACTGCAAAGCTTTCCCTTGGCTCTGTTGCGACTGTCAATAGTCTCATCAAATGCACCGTTGAAAAGATCAAAGGTGCTGTAACTTCTGCAAATGCATGA
- the LOC107010942 gene encoding vacuolar protein sorting-associated protein 28 homolog 2 isoform X2, whose product MEVKLWNDKREREMYENFAELFAIIKATEKLEKAYVRDIISPAEYEAECQKLIAHFKTLSSTLKDTVPSIERFHDTYKMDCPAALNRLVTSGVPATVEHRAAAATSSASSASVVAECVQNFITAMDSLKLNMIAVDQVHPLLSDLSSSLNKLLILPSDFEGKTKMREWLSRLSKMGAADELTEQQARQLHFDLESSYNSFMAALPSAGT is encoded by the coding sequence ATGGAGGTTAAACTATGGAATGATAAGCGGGAAAGAGAAATGTACGAAAACTTTGCAGAGCTCTTTGCTATAATAAAGGCAACCGAAAAGCTCGAGAAGGCTTATGTTCGTGACATCATTTCACCAGCTGAATATGAAGCGGAATGCCAGAAGTTGATTGCTCATTTCAAAACTTTATCTTCCACGTTGAAAGATACCGTACCTAGCATTGAGCGATTTCATGATACCTACAAAATGGATTGCCCTGCTGCCTTAAACCGGCTTGTGACCTCTGGGGTGCCTGCCACTGTGGAGCACCGTGCCGCCGCTGCTACATCATCTGCATCCTCAGCTTCTGTTGTGGCTGAGTGTGTGCAGAACTTCATCACTGCGATGGACTCTTTGAAGCTGAATATGATTGCTGTAGACCAGGTCCATCCCCTTTTGTCAGACCTATCATCTTCCCTTAATAAACTTTTAATACTTCCATCTGATTTTGAGGGGAAGACAAAGATGAGAGAGTGGCTCTCAAGGCTGTCAAAAATGGGAGCTGCAGATGAGTTGACAGAACAGCAGGCCCGTCAACTCCATTTCGATCTTGAATCATCATACAATTCTTTCATGGCGGCACTGCCCTCTGCTGGAACTTAA
- the LOC107010940 gene encoding beta-glucosidase 18-like, which translates to MLPAMFCQIAICMLFSGFILSSCHQTDVLNIIKENSNQVSSSNNFLFGTSSSSYQYEGAILSDGKGLNNWDVFTHQAGHIKDGSNGDVAVDHYNRYLEDIKLMEDMGVNGYRFSVSWARILPKGTFGDVNMAGIEHYNKLIDALLQKGIQPLITLTHYDIPQELEERYGGWLSSQIQDDFSIYADICFKYFGDRVKYWTTINEPNLMAVRGYRLGTYPPSRCSGILGNCSAGDSEREPFIAAHNMILSHAAAVSTYRTRYQKRQGGMIGISLDTQWYEPFSNSPEDIAATERARSFYVNWFLDPIILGRYPKEMVQILGSNLPDFSKNDLSKLSYGLDFIGINYYTAKYIKDCLYSACEHGNTWSEGSYLATTEKDGVYIGQPTEVEWLFLYPQGMKKIVIYLKDRFNNTPMVITENGIAENDNLNPSITDTLNDIHRVNYMHSYLNSLANAITDGADVRGYFVWSLLDNFEWLDGYKLRFGLHYVNYTNLQRTPKLSATMYKQLMYNFNIQLKKNTAQN; encoded by the exons ATGCTTCCTGCAATGTTTTGTCAAATAGCAATTTGCATGTTGTTTTCTGGTTtcatattatcatcatgtcaTCAAACAGATGTCCTTAATATTATCAAAGAAAATTCTAACCAAGTTTCATCTTCAAACAATTTCTTATTTGGAACATCCTCTTCTAGTTACCAG TATGAAGGAGCTATTCTCAGTGATGGAAAAGGTCTTAACAATTGGGATGTTTTTACTCACCAAGCTG GTCATATTAAAGATGGAAGCAATGGAGATGTTGCTGTTGATCACTACAATCGTTATTTG GAGGACATTAAGCTCATGGAAGATATGGGTGTTAATGGCTATCGTTTCTCTGTCTCGTGGGCCAGAATTCTGCCCA AGGGGACATTTGGAGATGTTAATATGGCCGGAATTGAGCACTACAATAAGCTTATTGATGCACTCTTACAGAAAG GGATCCAACCGTTGATCACATTAACACATTATGACATACCACAAGAACTTGAGGAAAGATATGGTGGTTGGCTTAGTTCACAAATACA GGATGATTTCAGCATTTATGCAGACATATGCTTCAAATATTTTGGGGACAGAGTCAAATACTGGACAACCATCAATGAGCCTAACCTTATGGCTGTTCGTGGCTATAGATTAGGAACTTACCCTCCAAGTCGATGCTCCGGTATACTTGGGAATTGTAGTGCTGGTGATTCAGAAAGGGAGCCCTTCATTGCAGCTCACAATATGATCCTATCTCATGCAGCTGCTGTCAGCACTTACCGTACCAGATATCAG AAAAGACAAGGAGGCATGATTGGAATTTCTTTGGATACCCAATGGTATGAACCATTCAGCAATTCCCCAGAAGACATAGCTGCAACTGAGAGAGCTCGTTCGTTCTACGTCAACTG GTTTTTAGACCCTATTATATTAGGAAGATATCCCAAAGAAATGGTACAAATTCTGGGATCTAATCTGCCAGACTTCTCAAAGAATGATTTGAGCAAGCTGAGTTATGGCTTAGATTTCATTGGCATCAATTACTATACGGCCAAGTATATCAAAGATTGCTTATATTCTGCCTGTGAACATGGAAACACTTGGTCAGAGGGTTCCTATTTAGCTACAACAGAAAAAGACGGTGTCTACATTGGTCAACCT ACTGAAGTGGAATGGCTCTTTCTGTACCCACAAGggatgaaaaaaattgttatatacCTAAAGGACAGATTCAACAATACTCCAATGGTTATCACCGAAAATG GCATTGCTGAGAATGATAATCTGAATCCTTCAATAACAGACACCTTGAACGATATTCATAGAGTGAACTATATGCATAGCTACTTAAATTCATTGGCAAATGCAATCACGGATGGTGCAGATGTGAGAGGGTATTTTGTTTGGTCCCTTCTCGACAACTTTGAGTGGCTAGATGGATATAAGTTAAGATTTGGACTTCACTATGTCAACTATACTAATCTTCAGAGAACCCCAAAATTATCAGCTACCATGTATAAACAGCTCATGTATAACTTCAACATACAACTCAAAAAAAATACTGCCCAGAACTAG